One Triticum dicoccoides isolate Atlit2015 ecotype Zavitan chromosome 5B, WEW_v2.0, whole genome shotgun sequence genomic window carries:
- the LOC119309139 gene encoding pyridoxal kinase-like, producing MRSVGPKSGPSIAARSRHPAANNDAAVQPPARPCQGTPPPPRILSLDCHTDGHDSVNCQPCDPIAVRCWSTRLSPTHTLLLPPPPSSASHARRRRRAAPAAAPPLVRLVGTVDPIHSFLLQGYVGNKSAVFPLQLLGFDVDPINSVQFSNHTGYPKFRGQVLNGNQLWDLIEGLEENELLHYTHLLTGYIGSVSFLNTVLQVVDKLRSVNPDLIYVCDPVLGDEGKLYVPQDLVSVYQEKVVPVASMLTPNQFEVELLTGLRITSEQDGLKACNTLHSAGPRKVIITSALIEDKLLLIGSYKRTEEQPPEQFKIEIPKIPAYFTGTGDLTTALLLGWSNKYPDNLEKAAELAVSSLQALLRKTVEDYKRAGFDPSSSSLEIRLIQSQDEIRNPQVTCNAVKYK from the exons ATGAGGTCTGTAGGGCCCAAATCTGGGCCGAGCATCGCCGCCAGGTCGCGCCACCCCGCCGCCAACAATGACGCCGCCGTCCAGCCGCCCGCCCGGCCGTGCCAGGGAACCCCGCCGCCACCCA GAATCCTATCCCTCGATTGCCACACGGACGGCCACGATAGTGTCAACTGTCAGCCGTGCGATCCCATCGCCGTCCGCTGCTGGTCCACTCGTCTATCTCCCACGCATACTCTTCTCCTTCCGCCTCCGCCCTCCTCAGCGTCgcatgctcgccgccgccgccgtgccgcccCTGCCGCCGCTCCCCCGCTCGTGCGCCTCGTGGGGACGGTGGATCCCATCCACTCCTTTCTCCTCCAG GGCTACGTTGGCAACAAATCTGCTGTCTTTCCGTTGCAACTCCTTGGTTTTGATGTGGATCCGATAAACTCTGTACAGTTTTCTAATCATACAG GATATCCAAAATTTAGAGGACAGGTTCTCAATGGCAATCAGCTGTGGGATCTTATTGAAGGACTCGAGGAAAATGaattattgcactatacacatttgTTAACAG GTTACATCGGCTCTGTTTCCTTTTTAAATACAGTGCTACAAGTCGTCGACAAATTACGATCAGTCAATCCTGATCTTATATACG TTTGCGACCCGGTTCTAGGTGATGAAGGCAAACTATATGTTCCTCAGGATTTAGTATCTGTTTATCAGGAGAAG GTCGTCCCAGTTGCTTCAATGCTTACACCAAACCAATTTGAAGTTGAACTACTCACAGGATTAAG AATTACTTCTGAACAAgatggcttgaaagcttgcaatACCCTGCACAGTGCTGGACCACGGAAG GTGATAATAACCAGTGCACTTATTGAAGACAAGCTGCTCCTCATCGGAAGTTACAAAAGAACAGAG GAACAACCGCCGGAACAATTTAAGATTGAGATACCCAAGATACCTGCATATTTCACG GGGACCGGAGATTTAACAACTGCTCTTCTACTAGGATGGAGCAAT AAATACCCTGATAACCTTGAGAAAGCGGCGGAACTGGCAGTATCCAGTTTGCAG GCACTCCTAAGAAAGACAGTTGAAGACTATAAAAGAGCAGGCTTTGACCCATCAAGCAGCAGCTTAGAGATCAGATTGATACAAAGCCAGGATGAGATCAGAAACCCGCAGGTCACGTGCAACGCCGTGAAGTATAAATGA